Proteins encoded within one genomic window of Humulus lupulus chromosome 1, drHumLupu1.1, whole genome shotgun sequence:
- the LOC133814367 gene encoding uncharacterized protein LOC133814367, with protein sequence MLECLRALVQRWSWTNRNIANATSTKLTDKHEVILNDNYIYSLKLTVHPTNHIVYEVHDDGKKSIVDLNSRTCTCNRLLYKLLEGFQMDQLPCAHAIAVFKEMNQDPYQYCSLYYTKEAMVATYKESIYPLGNEDTWQIPEHIKAVKIHPPEGKIRSYRIAHKEALYVNFGDYEFL encoded by the exons ATGCTAGAGTGTTTACGAGCTTTGGTGCAACGATGGAGTTGGACTAATAGGAACATAGCAAATGCAACCTCCACAAAGTTGACAGACAAGCATGAAGTGATCCTGAATGACAACTACATTTACTCATTGAAGTTAACG gtgcACCCAACAAATCATATTGTGTATGAAGTTCATGATGATGGCAAGAAATCAATAGTTGATCTCAATTCAAGAACATGCACATGCAACAG GTTGCTTTACAAGTTGCTTGAAGG ATTTCAAATGGATCAACTTCCTTGTGCCCATGCAATTGCTGTTTTTAAAGAAATGAATCAAGATCCTTATCAATATTGTTCGCTATATTACACCAAGGAAGCCATGGTTGCAACTTACAAAGAAAGTATATACCCACTTGGCAATGAAGACACTTGGCAAATACCTGAACATATCAAAGCTGTGaaaatacaccctccagaaggAAAAATAAGA TCATATAGAATTGCTCACAAGGAGGCATTATATGTTAATTTTGGAGATTATGAGTTTCTTTAG